In one Dreissena polymorpha isolate Duluth1 chromosome 7, UMN_Dpol_1.0, whole genome shotgun sequence genomic region, the following are encoded:
- the LOC127839681 gene encoding uncharacterized protein LOC127839681: MFLADCGMLGTVRGASVSVTSTQLCGTATYTCDLGYGYTGGNLTRTCQSSAQWSGTKPVCVYRAIISRAILLVLCGELCTACGRRRSSQVLDKAPPSLSGCPGNLHYYTDPLKLYSTHVEWTEPTAWDNSDGSVGAQRIEGNGPGHVFYVGLHTIRYMTKDNTGNTATCGFTVTVEAKYCRPWATVRHGWVVCDPSVDMLVGTLCTFGCFPGYNLHGSNTTICEAQDRWSVTSLPTCVHVTPPMYAECPSLLVFYADKSHDFTTVNWQEPLHSDNAGLAGTVARQVRGPSPGTVVQVGEYTVVYQAWDSENNTSTCEIQLAVKQITCHSLYPRPYTKVECTDGRRFGSQCGFTCQEGASLKGDNIVYCDAWNSSDILYGMWTFGSSQPFCELEGKCLRPSAPEHGALSCDTWAGGAYCVLQCEKGYVVQDSEFDPLLTCSDISGVFSNVKDDGKLPPCTAWEPDPFFNYQLDEYYYFDGDCWAAKEQIKQNFIAALLSSLGNVCTATNCNASYVEVYCFNETRQARERRSVPKTLTVSVILTVSGEGQNKLSPTDAIMMQEQIYRARTESNASLEIGHGQYMQLTSLHVSNPEVTCSLGSIADSVMLACGKENFSSST, from the exons aTCGTGCTATAATTTCACGTGCGATTCTTTTGGTTCTTTGTGGAGAGCTTTGTACCGCATGTGGTCGAAGACGCTCTTCGCAAGTGCTGGATAAGGCGCCGCCCTCTCTGTCCGGCTGTCCAGGGAATCTGCATTACTACACGGACCCCCTTAAGCTGTACTCCACCCATGTTGAATGGACGGAACCTACGGCATGGGACAACAGCGACGGCAGTGTTGG TGCGCAACGCATCGAAGGAAACGGCCCAGGACAcgtgttttacgtcggtttgcaTACGATAAGGTACATGACAAAGGATAACACAGGGAACACGGCGACCTGTGGGTTTACTGTTACGGTTGAAG CGAAATATTGCAGACCATGGGCTACGGTTAGGCATGGTTGGGTTGTTTGTGACCCCTCTGTTGACATGTTGGTTGGCACGCTTTGCACGTTTGGATGCTTTCCCGGTTACAATTTGCACGGTTCGAACACAACTATCTGTGAGGCGCAAGATCGTTGGAGTGTAACAAGTCTTCCCACATGCGTTC ATGTGACCCCTCCAATGTACGCAGAATGTCCCTCGCTGCTCGTGTTCTATGCAGACAAATCGCACGATTTCACCACAGTTAACTGGCAGGAACCTCTTCACTCTGACAACGCTGGTTTGGCAGGAACAGTCGCAAGACAAGTTCGCGGCCCATCACCGGGTACAGTGGTGCAAGTGGGCGAATACACTGTTGTCTACCAGGCATGGGACAGTGAGAACAACACATCCACCTGCGAAATACAACTAGCGGTTAAAC AGATCACTTGTCACAGTTTATACCCACGCCCATACACGAAGGTAGAGTGTACGGATGGCAGGCGCTTTGGCTCGCAGTGTGGCTTTACGTGCCAGGAAGGGGCATCTCTCAAAGGCGACAACATCGTCTATTGTGATGCATGGAACTCAAGTGACATCTTGTATGGCATGTGGACGTTTGGATCCTCACAACCATTCTGTGAAC TGGAAGGAAAATGCTTACGCCCCAGTGCTCCCGAGCACGGTGCGCTCTCGTGTGACACCTGGGCAGGAGGAGCATATTGCGTGTTGCAGTGCGAAAAAGGATACGTGGTCCAAGATTCAGAGTTCGATCCTCTTCTCACGTGCAGCGACATCAGTGGCGTGTTCTCAAATGTCAAAGATGATGGAAAATTGCCGCCATGTACAG CATGGGAACCGGATCCGTTTTTCAATTACCAGCTTGATGAGTACTATTACTTTGATGGCGATTGTTGGGCAGCCAAAGAGCAGATCAAGCAGAACTTCATAGCCGCCCTTTTATCCAGTCTGGGAAATGTGTGCACAGCGACAAACTGCAATGCTTCTTATGTTGAG GTTTACTGTTTCAACGAAACTCGTCAAGCAAGGGAACGCCGTTCAGTACCAAAGACTCTGACGGTATCTGTGATACTGACTGTGTCTGGCGAAGGTCAGAACAAACTTTCACCTACTGATGCCATTATGATGCAAGAACAAATATATCGGGCAAGGACTGAAAGCAACGCAAGTCTCGAGATAGGTCACGGACAATACATGCAATTAACCTCTTTACATGTTTCTAATCCCGAAGTCACGTGCTCACTTGGATCGATTGCGGACAGTGTAATGCTTGCGTGTGGTAAGGAGAACTTTAGCTCTTCTACATAA